The Streptomyces sp. DH-12 genome has a window encoding:
- a CDS encoding NAD(P)H-quinone oxidoreductase has translation MHAITIPEPGGPEALVWDEVPDPVAGEGEVLVDVVAAAVNRADILQRQGFYDPPPGTSPHPGLECSGRIARIGPGVSGWAVGDEVCALLSGGGYAEKAVVPAGQLLPVPEGLTVDRAAALPEVVCTVWSNVFMVAHLRPGETFLVHGGSSGIGTMAIQLAKAVGAKVAVTAGTKEKLERCAELGADILINYREQDFVAELREATEGRGADVILDNMGAKYLDRNVQALAVNGRLVIIGMQGGVKGELNIGALLAKRAAITATTLRARPLEEKAAIVAAVREHVWPLVSGGHVRPVIDREIPMPDAAEAHRVVEDSSHIGKVLLITPH, from the coding sequence ATGCATGCGATCACGATTCCCGAACCCGGTGGGCCCGAGGCGCTGGTCTGGGACGAGGTCCCCGATCCGGTGGCCGGCGAGGGCGAGGTCCTCGTCGACGTGGTGGCCGCGGCCGTCAACCGCGCCGACATCCTGCAGCGCCAGGGCTTCTACGACCCGCCGCCCGGCACGTCCCCCCACCCCGGCCTGGAGTGCTCCGGCCGGATCGCCCGGATCGGTCCCGGGGTGAGCGGCTGGGCCGTCGGCGACGAGGTCTGCGCGCTGCTCTCCGGCGGCGGTTACGCCGAGAAGGCGGTCGTCCCCGCGGGGCAGCTGCTGCCCGTCCCCGAGGGGCTCACCGTCGACCGGGCCGCCGCGCTGCCCGAGGTGGTCTGCACGGTGTGGTCGAACGTCTTCATGGTCGCCCACCTGCGCCCCGGCGAGACGTTCCTCGTGCACGGCGGATCGAGCGGCATCGGCACCATGGCGATCCAGCTCGCCAAGGCCGTCGGGGCGAAGGTCGCCGTCACCGCGGGCACGAAGGAGAAGCTGGAGCGCTGCGCCGAGCTGGGCGCGGACATCCTGATCAACTACCGCGAGCAGGACTTCGTGGCCGAGCTGCGGGAGGCCACCGAAGGCAGGGGCGCGGACGTCATCCTGGACAACATGGGCGCCAAGTACCTGGACCGCAACGTGCAGGCCCTCGCCGTGAACGGCCGGCTCGTGATCATCGGCATGCAGGGCGGGGTGAAGGGCGAGCTGAACATCGGCGCCCTGCTCGCCAAGCGCGCCGCGATCACCGCCACCACCCTGCGCGCCCGCCCGCTGGAGGAGAAGGCCGCGATCGTGGCGGCCGTGCGGGAGCACGTGTGGCCGCTGGTGTCCGGCGGTCACGTCCGTCCGGTGATCGACCGGGAGATCCCCATGCCGGACGCCGCCGAGGCGCACCGGGTGGTGGAGGACAGCTCCCACATCGGCAAGGTCCTGCTGATCACGCCCCACTGA
- a CDS encoding ATP-binding cassette domain-containing protein: MSTQTSGLAIETTGLVKTFGETRAVDGVDLTVPTGTVYGVLGPNGAGKTTTVKMLATLLRPDGGEARVFGHDVVHDADAVRSRVSLTGQYASVDEDLTGTENLVLLGRLLGHRKPAARERAAQLLEAFGLTEAAGRQIKHYSGGMRRRIDIAASILNTPDLLFLDEPTTGLDPRSRNQVWDIVRAVVAQGTTVLLTTQYLDEADQLASRIAVIDTGRVIAEGTKGELKASVGAGSVHVRLRDPDRRGDAERLLREMLLAEVQLEPDPVALTARLNAATSDSAADQAARALTELSRTGITVDNFSLGQPSLDEVFLALTGHETGAEDGTGTDTKDEVAA, from the coding sequence ATGAGCACGCAGACGTCCGGCCTGGCGATCGAGACCACGGGCCTGGTCAAGACCTTCGGCGAGACACGGGCCGTCGACGGCGTGGACCTCACGGTGCCCACCGGCACGGTCTACGGCGTCCTCGGGCCGAACGGCGCCGGCAAGACCACCACCGTGAAGATGCTCGCCACCCTGCTGCGCCCGGACGGCGGTGAGGCCCGTGTCTTCGGTCACGACGTCGTGCACGACGCCGACGCGGTCCGCTCCCGGGTGAGCCTCACCGGCCAGTACGCGTCGGTGGACGAGGACCTCACCGGCACCGAGAACCTGGTCCTGCTCGGCCGGCTGCTCGGGCACCGCAAGCCCGCGGCCCGTGAGCGTGCCGCCCAGTTGCTGGAGGCGTTCGGTCTCACCGAGGCGGCGGGCAGGCAGATCAAGCACTACTCGGGCGGCATGCGACGCCGCATCGACATCGCCGCGTCCATCCTCAACACCCCTGACCTGCTGTTCCTCGACGAGCCCACCACCGGCCTCGACCCGCGCAGCCGCAACCAGGTGTGGGACATCGTGCGCGCGGTCGTCGCCCAGGGCACCACGGTGCTGCTGACCACGCAGTACCTGGACGAGGCCGACCAGCTGGCGTCCCGCATCGCGGTGATCGACACGGGCCGGGTGATCGCCGAGGGCACCAAGGGCGAGCTCAAGGCGTCCGTGGGCGCCGGTTCCGTCCACGTGCGGCTGCGCGATCCCGACCGGCGCGGCGACGCCGAGCGGCTGCTGCGCGAGATGCTGCTCGCCGAGGTGCAGCTGGAACCCGACCCGGTGGCGCTCACCGCCCGGCTCAACGCCGCGACCAGCGACAGCGCCGCCGACCAGGCCGCACGGGCCCTCACCGAGCTGTCCCGGACCGGGATCACCGTCGACAACTTCTCCCTCGGCCAGCCGAGCCTCGACGAGGTCTTCCTCGCGCTGACCGGCCATGAGACCGGCGCCGAGGACGGCACCGGCACCGACACGAAGGACGAGGTGGCGGCATGA
- a CDS encoding molybdopterin molybdotransferase MoeA, with protein MTARTPRAGADADDLDVEEALALVNGSHAPGARPSGARTHGAPASSGAPAPGAPAHRDGTDWAEARAIAGRAPCRGGGHRTGYLTPVPVPLSSALGLTLAAPLIALTDLPSFDTSAMDGWAVSGPGPWDVREEGVLAGHTAHAPLTDGEAVRIATGARVPPDTTAVLRSEHGRTDDKGRLYATAATRAPHTVSHGQDIRPRGQECRNGDQLLPAGTLVTPPVLGMAAAAGYDTLTVVPRPRVAVCVLGDELLGEGLPHDGLIRDALGPLLPPWLRALGADVVDVRRVGDDEDALRQALTACDADVVVTTGGTAAGPVDHVHPTLRRLGAELLVDGVAVRPGHPMLLARITGKQYLVGLPGNPLAAVSGLVTLAEPLLRTLAARPASEGYTLPLRDAVQGHPHDTRLVPVALRGDRALPLLYNGPAMLRGIAAADALAVVPPGGAKPGQEAELLDLPWASGGIGVCFT; from the coding sequence ATGACCGCGCGCACGCCCCGGGCCGGTGCGGACGCCGACGACCTCGACGTCGAGGAGGCGCTCGCCCTCGTGAACGGCTCCCACGCCCCCGGTGCCCGCCCGTCCGGCGCCCGCACCCACGGCGCCCCCGCCTCCTCCGGCGCCCCCGCCCCCGGCGCTCCCGCGCACCGCGACGGCACCGACTGGGCGGAGGCCCGCGCGATCGCCGGACGCGCCCCCTGCCGGGGCGGCGGCCACCGCACCGGGTACCTCACCCCCGTCCCGGTCCCGCTGTCCTCCGCGCTCGGCCTCACCCTGGCCGCCCCGCTGATCGCGCTGACCGACCTGCCGTCGTTCGACACCTCCGCGATGGACGGCTGGGCGGTCTCCGGCCCCGGCCCCTGGGACGTACGGGAGGAGGGCGTCCTCGCCGGGCACACCGCGCACGCGCCGCTGACCGACGGGGAGGCCGTCCGGATCGCCACCGGCGCCCGTGTCCCGCCGGACACCACCGCCGTGCTCCGCAGCGAGCACGGCCGCACCGACGACAAGGGCCGGCTGTACGCCACCGCCGCCACCCGGGCGCCGCACACCGTCTCGCACGGCCAGGACATCCGCCCGCGCGGCCAGGAGTGCCGCAACGGCGACCAGTTGCTGCCCGCGGGCACGCTGGTGACCCCGCCGGTGCTCGGCATGGCCGCGGCCGCCGGGTACGACACGCTCACCGTCGTCCCCCGCCCCCGTGTCGCCGTGTGCGTGCTCGGCGACGAACTGCTCGGGGAGGGCCTGCCGCACGACGGGCTGATCCGGGACGCGCTGGGCCCGCTGCTGCCGCCGTGGCTGCGCGCGCTCGGCGCCGATGTCGTCGACGTACGGCGGGTCGGGGACGACGAGGACGCCCTGCGCCAGGCGCTGACGGCCTGCGACGCCGATGTCGTGGTCACCACGGGCGGCACCGCCGCGGGCCCGGTCGACCATGTGCACCCCACTCTGCGGCGGCTCGGCGCCGAGCTGCTGGTGGACGGGGTCGCGGTGCGTCCCGGTCACCCGATGCTGCTGGCCAGGATCACGGGGAAGCAGTACCTCGTCGGCCTGCCGGGCAACCCGCTCGCGGCCGTGTCCGGTCTGGTCACCCTCGCCGAGCCGCTGCTGCGGACCCTCGCGGCCCGTCCCGCCTCGGAGGGGTACACACTGCCCCTCAGGGACGCGGTGCAGGGGCACCCGCACGACACGCGGCTGGTTCCCGTCGCCCTGCGCGGTGACCGGGCGCTGCCGTTGCTCTACAACGGTCCGGCCATGCTGCGCGGGATCGCCGCGGCGGACGCGCTGGCCGTCGTACCGCCGGGGGGCGCCAAGCCCGGACAGGAGGCGGAACTGCTGGACCTGCCCTGGGCGTCCGGGGGAATCGGGGTGTGTTTCACGTGA
- a CDS encoding NTP transferase domain-containing protein, whose amino-acid sequence MTEHQPPATAPAAVPDTAHSIAHDTAYDAVVLAGGAARRLGGADKPAVRVGGRPLLDRVLAACADARTTVVVAGPRPTARPVTWAREDPPGGGPLAALDAGLRHVTAEHVVLLSADLPFLDGRTVAALLDALRRGAADGVLLTDSDGRDQPLVAAYRTGSLRRELAVLTARHGGAAGLPVRRLTGALDLLRISGPVASFDCDTWDDIATARARIREHGHVLDEWISAVKDELGIDLDVDTGVLLDLARDAAHGVARPAAPLTTFLVGFAAARAGGDADAVAEAARKAVALANRWAEEDTQDATAPASPSGGAEPETRTDAG is encoded by the coding sequence ATGACCGAGCACCAGCCGCCCGCCACTGCGCCCGCCGCTGTGCCCGACACCGCGCACAGCATCGCGCACGACACCGCGTACGACGCCGTCGTGCTCGCCGGCGGTGCGGCCCGGCGGCTGGGCGGTGCCGACAAGCCGGCCGTGCGGGTCGGCGGACGGCCGCTGCTCGACCGGGTGCTCGCGGCCTGCGCCGACGCCCGCACCACGGTGGTCGTGGCCGGTCCCCGCCCCACCGCGCGCCCCGTCACCTGGGCCCGCGAGGACCCGCCGGGCGGCGGTCCTCTCGCCGCCCTCGACGCCGGACTGCGGCACGTCACCGCCGAGCACGTCGTGCTGCTCTCCGCCGACCTGCCCTTCCTCGACGGCCGCACCGTCGCCGCACTGCTGGACGCCCTGCGCCGAGGCGCGGCCGACGGCGTGCTGCTGACCGACTCCGACGGCCGGGACCAGCCGCTGGTGGCCGCGTACCGCACCGGTTCCCTGCGCCGTGAGCTGGCCGTGCTCACCGCCCGGCACGGCGGCGCGGCCGGGCTGCCCGTGCGCCGGCTCACCGGCGCCCTCGACCTTCTCCGTATCTCCGGCCCGGTGGCGTCCTTCGACTGCGACACCTGGGACGACATCGCCACTGCCAGGGCACGCATCAGGGAGCATGGACACGTGTTGGACGAATGGATCTCCGCAGTCAAGGACGAGCTGGGCATCGACCTGGACGTCGACACCGGCGTGCTGCTCGACCTGGCCCGGGACGCCGCCCACGGGGTGGCGCGGCCGGCCGCCCCGCTGACCACCTTCCTCGTCGGTTTCGCGGCCGCGCGGGCGGGTGGTGACGCCGACGCCGTGGCCGAGGCGGCCCGCAAGGCCGTCGCGCTGGCCAACCGCTGGGCCGAGGAGGACACCCAGGACGCCACCGCCCCCGCCTCCCCCTCGGGCGGCGCGGAACCCGAGACCCGCACGGACGCCGGATGA
- a CDS encoding protein kinase has product MAQQQRAQGPSDPEATGGGMSDAPDNWGNGGLVGDGRYRLTHRLGRGGMAEVFAAEDVRLGRTVAVKLLRSDLAEDPVSKARFTREAQSVAGLNHHAIVAVYDSGEDMMGGQSVPYIVMELVEGRTIRDLLMNAEAPGPEQALIIVSGVLEALAYSHQHNIVHRDIKPANVIITHNGAVKVMDFGIARAMHGASTTMTQTGMVMGTPQYLSPEQALGKAVDHRSDLYATGCLMYELLALRPPFTGETPLSVVYQHVQDIPTPPSEASDACPPELDGLVMRSLAKDPDDRFQTAEEMRGLVQYALQMLYEQGGHTGTWNTGPVDMHEGPRTPAAGFAGTAVMPHPEHSGTAAIPQPILPTGGYGGGDDGGFEGHGNRGSGRGKLWILAVLAVIAVAAGVALALNNDGGGEGGGGKTDPSPSVSRSTQEETASESPTDEETEETTDPGTGTGTDPGTGSGGNWDQPYTPPANPTDAETETEEPSAPPPSAQPTQSGGTGDGGTENGGTEDGGTENGGTEDGGTENGGAENGGAGGPGGVGDAGGANAGVPGGSGG; this is encoded by the coding sequence ATGGCACAGCAGCAGCGCGCTCAGGGCCCGTCCGACCCCGAGGCGACTGGCGGCGGCATGTCGGACGCGCCGGACAACTGGGGCAACGGCGGGCTGGTCGGCGACGGCCGGTACCGGCTCACGCACCGGCTCGGCCGGGGCGGCATGGCCGAGGTGTTCGCCGCCGAGGACGTACGCCTCGGGCGTACCGTCGCCGTCAAGCTGCTGCGCTCCGACCTGGCCGAGGACCCGGTGTCCAAGGCGCGCTTCACGCGCGAGGCCCAGTCGGTGGCCGGCCTCAACCATCACGCGATCGTCGCCGTGTACGACTCCGGCGAGGACATGATGGGCGGCCAGTCCGTGCCGTACATCGTGATGGAGCTGGTCGAGGGCCGCACCATCCGCGACCTGCTGATGAACGCGGAGGCCCCGGGCCCGGAGCAGGCGCTGATCATCGTCTCGGGCGTCCTGGAGGCCCTGGCCTACTCGCACCAGCACAACATCGTGCACCGCGACATCAAGCCGGCCAACGTCATCATCACCCACAACGGCGCCGTGAAGGTGATGGACTTCGGCATCGCCCGCGCCATGCACGGCGCGTCCACGACGATGACGCAGACCGGCATGGTCATGGGCACCCCGCAGTACCTCTCCCCGGAGCAGGCGCTCGGCAAGGCCGTCGACCACCGCTCCGACCTGTACGCCACCGGCTGCCTGATGTACGAACTGCTGGCGCTGCGTCCGCCGTTCACCGGCGAGACGCCGCTGTCGGTGGTCTACCAGCACGTCCAGGACATCCCCACGCCCCCCTCGGAGGCCTCGGACGCCTGCCCGCCCGAGCTGGACGGGCTGGTGATGCGCTCCCTCGCCAAGGACCCGGACGACCGTTTCCAGACGGCCGAGGAGATGCGCGGACTGGTCCAGTACGCGCTGCAGATGCTCTACGAGCAGGGCGGCCACACCGGCACCTGGAACACCGGGCCGGTGGACATGCACGAGGGCCCGCGCACGCCCGCGGCCGGGTTCGCCGGCACGGCGGTCATGCCGCACCCGGAGCACTCCGGCACGGCCGCCATCCCGCAGCCGATCCTGCCCACCGGCGGGTACGGCGGCGGTGACGACGGCGGCTTCGAGGGCCACGGCAACCGGGGCAGCGGCCGCGGCAAGCTGTGGATCCTCGCGGTGCTCGCGGTGATCGCCGTCGCGGCCGGCGTCGCCCTGGCGCTGAACAACGACGGCGGCGGCGAGGGCGGGGGCGGCAAGACCGACCCCTCGCCGTCGGTCTCCCGGAGCACCCAGGAGGAGACGGCCAGCGAGTCGCCGACCGACGAGGAGACCGAGGAGACGACCGATCCCGGTACGGGGACCGGTACCGACCCGGGCACGGGATCGGGCGGGAACTGGGACCAGCCGTACACGCCGCCCGCGAATCCGACGGACGCCGAGACCGAGACCGAGGAGCCGAGCGCCCCGCCGCCGTCCGCGCAGCCGACCCAGTCGGGCGGCACCGGGGACGGCGGCACGGAGAACGGCGGCACCGAGGACGGCGGCACGGAGAACGGCGGCACCGAGGACGGCGGCACGGAGAACGGCGGCGCGGAGAACGGCGGAGCCGGCGGCCCGGGCGGCGTCGGCGACGCGGGCGGGGCCAATGCCGGAGTGCCCGGCGGCTCGGGCGGCTGA
- a CDS encoding potassium channel family protein, with the protein MKLPGQDVIARQADEHLVTHRVKLPRKLVEHPIRQVAKRLSMALLVLVVTALIVYADRDGYHDNSDGPVDLLDAFYYATVTLSTTGYGDITPVTDAARLTNIFVITPLRVMFLIILVGTTLEALTERTREEWRLTRWRSTLRDHTVVVGFGTKGRSAIRTVCATGLRKEQVVVVDPSAKAIDAATADGYAGVIGDATRSEVLKRAELQRARQVIIATQRDDTAVLVTLTARQLNRNAKIVAAVREEENAPLLKQSGADAVITSASAAGRLLGLSVLSPAAGMVMEDLIQQGTGLDVVERPVIKAEVGKTPRELDDLVVSVVRGHRVLGYDDREVGTLELTDRLITIMRATPVTQVAPDVRPLRN; encoded by the coding sequence GTGAAACTTCCGGGCCAGGACGTCATCGCCCGTCAAGCCGACGAACATCTGGTGACCCATCGGGTCAAGCTGCCGCGCAAACTGGTGGAGCACCCGATCCGCCAGGTCGCCAAGCGGCTGTCGATGGCCTTGCTGGTGCTCGTGGTGACGGCGCTCATCGTGTACGCCGACCGCGACGGCTACCACGACAACTCCGACGGACCCGTCGATCTCCTCGACGCGTTCTACTATGCGACCGTCACCCTCTCCACCACGGGGTACGGCGACATCACGCCGGTGACGGACGCGGCCCGGCTCACCAACATCTTCGTCATCACGCCGCTGCGGGTGATGTTCCTGATCATCCTGGTCGGCACCACTCTCGAGGCCCTCACCGAACGTACCCGGGAGGAATGGCGACTGACCCGCTGGAGGTCCACGTTGCGCGATCACACCGTAGTCGTCGGATTCGGGACCAAGGGAAGGTCCGCGATCAGGACGGTCTGTGCGACGGGGCTCCGCAAGGAGCAGGTCGTGGTGGTCGATCCCAGCGCCAAGGCGATCGACGCGGCCACGGCGGACGGCTACGCGGGCGTCATAGGCGACGCGACGCGCAGCGAGGTGTTGAAGCGGGCCGAGCTCCAGCGGGCCCGCCAGGTCATCATCGCGACCCAGCGCGACGACACCGCGGTCCTGGTGACGCTGACGGCACGCCAGCTCAACCGGAACGCGAAGATCGTCGCCGCGGTCCGCGAGGAGGAGAACGCGCCGCTGCTCAAGCAGTCGGGCGCCGACGCGGTCATCACCAGCGCCAGCGCGGCCGGGCGGCTGCTGGGCCTCTCCGTGCTGAGCCCGGCCGCGGGCATGGTCATGGAGGACCTGATCCAGCAGGGCACCGGGCTGGACGTGGTGGAACGGCCGGTCATAAAGGCCGAGGTGGGGAAGACCCCGCGGGAGCTGGACGACCTGGTGGTGAGCGTCGTACGCGGGCACCGGGTGCTCGGCTACGACGACCGGGAGGTCGGAACACTGGAGCTGACGGACCGGCTGATCACGATCATGCGGGCCACACCGGTCACTCAGGTGGCCCCGGACGTCCGCCCTCTCCGTAACTGA
- a CDS encoding ABC transporter permease has protein sequence MSTATSTETKELAPVSTESLAALLVAKERPQRPSSLSTSLTFGWRAMLKIKHVPEQLFDVTAFPIMNLLMFTYLFGGALAGSPTDYIQFVLPGILVMSVVMITMYTGVSVNIDIEKGVFDRFRSLPIWRPSAMVGYLLGDALRYTIASVIMLCMGLLLGYRADGGVLGVVAGIALLLLFSFAFSWIWTMFGLLLRTEKSVMSVSMMVIFPLTFLSNVFVDPRTMPGWLQAFVNNSPVTHLASAVRGLMAGDWPAADIMWTLGWSAVFVVVFGPVTMRLYNRK, from the coding sequence ATGAGCACGGCCACGAGCACGGAGACCAAGGAACTCGCGCCGGTCAGCACCGAGTCCCTGGCGGCCCTGCTGGTCGCCAAGGAGCGGCCGCAGCGGCCCAGCTCCCTGTCCACGTCCCTGACGTTCGGCTGGCGTGCCATGCTGAAGATCAAGCACGTGCCCGAGCAGCTCTTCGACGTCACCGCGTTCCCGATCATGAACCTGCTGATGTTCACGTACCTCTTCGGCGGTGCGCTGGCGGGGTCGCCGACGGACTACATCCAGTTCGTCCTGCCGGGCATCCTCGTGATGTCGGTCGTCATGATCACCATGTACACCGGCGTCTCGGTGAACATCGACATCGAGAAGGGCGTCTTCGACCGCTTCCGCTCACTGCCGATCTGGCGGCCCTCGGCGATGGTCGGCTACCTGCTCGGCGACGCCCTGCGCTACACCATCGCCTCCGTGATCATGCTGTGCATGGGCCTGCTGCTCGGCTACCGCGCCGACGGCGGCGTCCTCGGGGTGGTGGCCGGGATCGCGCTCCTGCTGCTGTTCTCGTTCGCCTTCTCGTGGATCTGGACGATGTTCGGGCTGCTGCTGCGCACCGAGAAGTCGGTGATGAGCGTCAGCATGATGGTGATCTTCCCGCTCACCTTCCTGTCCAACGTCTTCGTCGACCCGCGCACCATGCCCGGCTGGCTCCAGGCCTTCGTCAACAACAGCCCGGTGACCCATCTGGCCTCGGCGGTCCGCGGGTTGATGGCCGGCGACTGGCCGGCCGCCGACATCATGTGGACGCTGGGCTGGTCGGCCGTGTTCGTCGTCGTCTTCGGTCCGGTCACCATGCGGCTCTACAACCGCAAGTAG
- a CDS encoding bacterial proteasome activator family protein encodes MEMPRNERSPENPQILVVGQDGMALSGGKGDEDSRETPVTEQVEQPAKVMRIGSMIKQLLEEVRAAPLDEASRNRLKEIHASSVKELEDGLAPELVEELERLSLPFTDEATPSDAELRIAQAQLVGWLEGLFHGIQTTLFAQQMAARAQLEQMRRALPPGVAEGPEDSHPGGRSGGPYL; translated from the coding sequence ATGGAGATGCCGAGGAACGAACGGTCGCCGGAGAATCCGCAGATCCTGGTCGTGGGCCAGGACGGTATGGCGCTCAGCGGCGGCAAGGGGGACGAGGACTCCCGTGAGACCCCGGTGACGGAGCAGGTGGAGCAGCCGGCGAAGGTCATGCGGATCGGCAGCATGATCAAGCAGCTGCTGGAGGAGGTGCGCGCCGCTCCTCTCGACGAGGCCAGCCGCAACCGCCTCAAGGAGATCCACGCCAGTTCGGTGAAGGAACTCGAGGACGGCCTGGCGCCGGAGCTGGTCGAGGAGCTGGAGCGGCTCTCCCTGCCCTTCACGGACGAGGCCACCCCCAGCGACGCGGAGCTGCGCATCGCGCAGGCCCAGCTGGTGGGCTGGCTGGAAGGACTCTTCCACGGGATCCAGACGACGCTCTTCGCCCAGCAGATGGCGGCGCGCGCCCAGTTGGAGCAGATGCGCCGCGCGCTGCCGCCGGGTGTCGCCGAGGGACCCGAGGACTCCCACCCGGGCGGCCGCTCGGGCGGCCCGTACCTGTAA
- a CDS encoding protein kinase, protein MSQDGAQGRHTGRALAGGRYQLRDLLGQGGMASVHLAYDTVLDRQVAIKTLHTELGREQAFRERFRREAQSVAKLTHTNIVSVFDTGEDDVDGMTTPYIVMEYVEGRPLGSVLDEDVRQHGAMPADKALRITADVLAALEISHEMGLVHRDIKPGNVMMTKRGVVKVMDFGIARAMQSGVTSMTQTGMVVGTPQYLSPEQALGRGVDARSDLYSVGIMLFQLVTGRLPFDADSPLAIAYAHVQEEPPVASSVNRSLPPAVDALIARALKKNPNERFPSAEAMRGECLRVAQSFQAAPPSIVPGGRTPSGAGVGSAVFPPVDRSGQAPAGSVQTPYQPTPPPPNPYGSPAPATPAPSYGYPQQGGYPTPYAQPGPSTPAPYTISPQGSGSGGARRGRNTPVIVASVLVAVLAVGGLVTALALNNGDDKDPRAGGASASTAKPEGYRGPDTSKTIDPEKCEDPQEAYNDPDKVQLPDFKFKHIASVKACFQAAGWGGNLKIVEVDENTYGEGSVREQFPPAGTDVDPEDMPQITLKVSTGNPPTS, encoded by the coding sequence ATGAGCCAGGACGGCGCACAGGGCCGGCACACGGGGCGGGCGCTCGCGGGCGGACGCTACCAACTGCGGGACCTGCTCGGCCAGGGTGGCATGGCCTCGGTGCACCTCGCCTACGACACGGTGCTGGACCGCCAGGTCGCGATCAAGACGTTGCACACGGAACTCGGGCGGGAGCAGGCGTTCCGTGAGCGCTTCCGCCGCGAGGCCCAGTCCGTGGCGAAGCTCACGCACACCAACATCGTCTCGGTGTTCGACACCGGCGAGGACGACGTGGACGGCATGACGACGCCGTACATCGTCATGGAGTACGTCGAGGGCCGTCCGCTCGGCTCCGTGCTCGACGAGGACGTGCGGCAGCACGGCGCGATGCCCGCCGACAAGGCGCTGAGGATCACCGCCGACGTGCTGGCGGCGCTGGAGATCAGCCACGAGATGGGGCTGGTCCACCGCGACATCAAGCCCGGCAACGTGATGATGACCAAGCGCGGCGTGGTCAAGGTGATGGACTTCGGCATCGCCCGCGCCATGCAGTCCGGCGTGACGTCGATGACGCAGACCGGCATGGTCGTCGGCACCCCGCAGTACCTCTCCCCGGAGCAGGCGCTCGGCCGGGGCGTCGACGCGCGCTCCGACCTGTACTCGGTCGGCATCATGCTGTTCCAGCTGGTCACCGGCAGGCTGCCGTTCGACGCGGACTCCCCGCTCGCCATCGCCTACGCGCACGTGCAGGAGGAGCCCCCGGTCGCCTCCTCCGTCAACCGCTCGCTGCCGCCGGCCGTGGACGCGCTGATCGCCCGCGCGCTGAAGAAGAACCCGAACGAGCGCTTCCCCAGCGCGGAGGCCATGCGCGGGGAGTGCCTGCGGGTGGCGCAGTCCTTCCAGGCGGCCCCGCCCAGCATCGTGCCCGGCGGCCGGACGCCCAGCGGCGCCGGTGTCGGCTCCGCGGTCTTCCCGCCGGTCGACCGGTCCGGCCAGGCGCCCGCGGGCAGCGTCCAGACGCCGTACCAGCCGACGCCCCCGCCGCCGAACCCGTACGGCTCCCCCGCCCCGGCCACGCCCGCCCCGTCGTACGGCTACCCGCAGCAGGGCGGCTACCCGACGCCGTACGCCCAGCCGGGCCCGTCGACGCCCGCGCCGTACACGATCTCGCCGCAGGGCTCCGGCAGCGGCGGTGCGAGGCGCGGCCGGAACACTCCGGTGATCGTCGCCTCGGTCCTCGTCGCGGTGCTGGCGGTCGGCGGCCTGGTCACGGCGCTGGCGCTCAACAACGGGGACGACAAGGACCCGCGGGCGGGCGGCGCGTCCGCCTCGACGGCGAAGCCCGAGGGCTACCGAGGTCCGGACACGTCCAAGACGATCGACCCGGAGAAGTGCGAGGACCCGCAGGAGGCGTACAACGACCCCGACAAGGTCCAGCTGCCCGACTTCAAGTTCAAGCACATCGCCTCGGTGAAGGCGTGCTTCCAGGCCGCGGGCTGGGGCGGCAACCTCAAGATCGTCGAGGTGGACGAGAACACCTACGGCGAGGGGTCGGTCCGCGAGCAGTTCCCGCCGGCCGGCACCGACGTCGATCCGGAGGACATGCCGCAGATCACACTCAAGGTCTCGACGGGCAACCCGCCGACGTCCTGA